From a region of the Streptomyces sp. NBC_01454 genome:
- a CDS encoding L,D-transpeptidase encodes MEQLVTTPDNPAPARSRTPHQLLLSDEQPAPGTPHRHRRMRRTLAVTALFAAGALSLSACGGDASAGGNDDGKNGQAAADAAAAKNASDAKIKVSSDDGATNASINDTGVKVTGGKLTEVKLTDPAGKDVAGAISPDGSSWKPGVQLERGTKYRIVAKAKDSKGRAATENSSFTTVSNANSFIGSYTPDDGKTVGVGMPVSFNFDKAITNKKDVQSHITVTSSSGQKVVGHWFGAQRLDFRPQDYWKAGSKVTMKIDLDGVKGGQGISGVQSKTVSFTIGRSQVSTVDMNTQQMTVKRDGKTYKTIPISGGSPEHPTYNGQMVISEKFEQTRMDGSTVGFKNDDGKGEYDIPDVPHAMRLSASGTFIHGNYWGASSVFGNSGTSHGCVGLRDQKGGGGDTPGKWFFNESLIGDVVIVKNSKDQTVKPDNGLNGWNMSWSEWQAGSAA; translated from the coding sequence ATGGAGCAGCTCGTGACAACGCCGGACAACCCCGCGCCCGCTCGGTCCCGCACCCCGCACCAGCTGCTCCTGTCGGACGAGCAGCCGGCGCCCGGTACGCCGCACCGGCACCGCCGGATGCGCCGCACGCTCGCCGTGACGGCCCTGTTCGCGGCGGGTGCGCTGTCCCTGTCCGCCTGTGGTGGGGACGCCTCGGCCGGGGGCAATGACGACGGCAAGAACGGCCAGGCCGCCGCCGACGCCGCGGCCGCCAAGAACGCCTCCGACGCCAAGATCAAGGTCTCGTCGGACGACGGCGCCACCAACGCCAGCATCAACGACACCGGGGTGAAGGTCACCGGCGGCAAGTTGACCGAGGTGAAGCTCACCGACCCGGCCGGCAAGGACGTCGCCGGTGCCATATCGCCCGACGGCTCGTCCTGGAAGCCGGGCGTGCAGCTGGAGCGCGGCACCAAGTACCGGATCGTGGCGAAGGCCAAGGACTCCAAGGGCCGGGCCGCCACCGAGAACTCCTCCTTCACGACGGTCTCCAACGCCAACAGCTTCATCGGCTCCTACACCCCCGACGACGGCAAGACCGTCGGCGTCGGCATGCCGGTGTCGTTCAACTTCGACAAGGCGATCACCAACAAGAAGGACGTCCAGTCCCACATCACGGTGACCTCCAGCAGCGGCCAGAAGGTCGTCGGCCACTGGTTCGGCGCCCAGCGCCTGGACTTCCGGCCGCAGGACTACTGGAAGGCCGGCTCCAAGGTCACCATGAAGATCGACCTGGACGGGGTCAAGGGCGGCCAGGGCATCTCCGGCGTCCAGTCCAAGACGGTGTCCTTCACCATCGGGCGCTCGCAGGTCTCCACGGTCGACATGAACACCCAGCAGATGACGGTCAAGCGGGACGGCAAGACCTACAAGACCATCCCGATCTCCGGCGGCAGCCCCGAGCACCCGACCTACAACGGCCAGATGGTGATCTCGGAGAAGTTCGAGCAGACCCGGATGGACGGCTCGACCGTCGGCTTCAAGAACGACGACGGCAAGGGCGAGTACGACATCCCTGACGTCCCGCACGCCATGCGGCTGTCGGCCTCCGGCACCTTCATCCACGGCAACTACTGGGGCGCCTCGTCGGTGTTCGGCAACTCCGGCACCAGCCACGGCTGCGTCGGTCTGCGCGACCAGAAGGGCGGCGGCGGTGACACCCCGGGCAAGTGGTTCTTCAACGAGTCGCTGATCGGCGACGTCGTCATCGTCAAGAACTCGAAGGACCAGACCGTCAAGCCGGACAACGGCCTCAACGGCTGGAACATGTCGTGGTCCGAGTGGCAGGCGGGCAGCGCGGCCTGA
- a CDS encoding CaiB/BaiF CoA transferase family protein → MPQPPRPPAAASPSPAAGPPGEPPARALEGILVADFSRVLAGPLAAATLADLGAEVIKVERPGTGDDTRAWGPPFAPGPEGPEPDGSGPRQHGTAAYFDAANRSKRGLALDLGDPDDAAAARELARRADVLIENFRPGSLARYGLDHTATRAANPGLVHCTITGFGAGPGALLPGYDFVVQAVGGLMSLTGEPGGTPLKTGVALVDVLTAKDATTGILAALRHRDRTGEGQLLEVNLLSSLLGSLVNQASGHLATGRDPGPMGNRHPSIAPYETLACRDGEPLAVAAGNDRQFRALTQTLGAPELADDIRFVRNQDRVQNRTELIKALENLLAADTPQGWSERLSAASVPCGPVNTLSGALALATRLGLDPVTPVGEGRIPQVTSPLRLSGTPVTQPFAPPRLDEHGPALRTWLSGSADHPLPPRT, encoded by the coding sequence GTGCCGCAGCCACCCCGGCCGCCCGCCGCCGCCTCGCCATCCCCTGCCGCCGGCCCGCCCGGTGAGCCGCCCGCCCGCGCCCTGGAGGGCATCCTCGTCGCGGACTTCAGCCGGGTGCTGGCCGGGCCGCTGGCCGCCGCGACGCTGGCCGACCTCGGCGCCGAGGTGATCAAGGTGGAGCGGCCGGGCACCGGCGACGACACCCGCGCCTGGGGCCCGCCGTTCGCCCCCGGCCCCGAGGGCCCGGAGCCGGACGGCAGCGGCCCGCGGCAGCACGGCACCGCGGCGTATTTCGACGCCGCGAACCGCTCCAAGCGCGGCCTGGCCCTGGACCTGGGCGATCCGGACGACGCGGCCGCGGCCCGCGAGTTGGCCCGGCGGGCCGACGTACTGATCGAGAACTTCCGCCCCGGCTCGCTCGCCCGTTACGGCCTGGACCACACCGCCACCCGGGCCGCCAACCCCGGCCTGGTGCACTGCACCATCACCGGCTTCGGCGCCGGCCCGGGTGCCCTGCTGCCCGGCTACGACTTCGTCGTCCAGGCCGTCGGCGGGCTGATGAGCCTCACCGGCGAGCCCGGCGGGACGCCCCTGAAGACCGGCGTCGCGCTGGTGGACGTGCTGACCGCGAAGGACGCCACCACCGGCATCCTGGCGGCGCTGCGGCACCGCGACCGCACCGGGGAGGGCCAGCTGCTGGAAGTGAATCTGCTCTCATCGCTGCTGGGTTCGCTGGTCAATCAGGCGTCCGGCCACCTGGCCACCGGCCGCGATCCGGGCCCCATGGGCAACCGCCATCCGAGCATCGCCCCGTACGAGACGCTGGCCTGCCGGGACGGGGAACCGCTCGCGGTGGCGGCGGGCAACGACCGGCAATTCCGGGCGCTGACGCAGACGCTGGGCGCACCGGAGCTGGCCGATGACATCCGGTTCGTCCGCAATCAAGATCGCGTACAAAACCGTACAGAACTCATCAAAGCACTCGAAAACCTACTGGCTGCCGACACGCCGCAGGGCTGGTCCGAGCGACTGTCCGCGGCGTCGGTCCCCTGCGGCCCGGTCAACACCCTCTCCGGGGCGCTGGCGTTGGCCACGCGGCTCGGGCTCGATCCGGTGACCCCGGTGGGCGAGGGCCGGATCCCCCAAGTCACCAGCCCTCTCCGCCTCTCGGGGACTCCGGTGACCCAACCCTTCGCTCCACCCCGCCTGGACGAACACGGCCCGGCGCTGCGAACCTGGCTCTCAGGGTCGGCCGACCACCCCCTACCGCCACGCACGTGA
- a CDS encoding VIT1/CCC1 transporter family protein, giving the protein MTVQTPEHDEAHGGGLGSRLNWLRAAVLGANDGIVSTAGLVVGVAGATDARAALLTAGLAGLLAGSMSMAAGEYVSVSTQRDSEKAALAMEKRELATEPQAELTELTEMLEDKGLDGRLAREVAEQLTEHDALRAHAEVELGIDPDELTNPWHAAGASFLAFTVGALLPLLAIVLPPTGQRLWIAVLAVLAALALCGWSSARLGAAPVRRAILRNVAGGALAMGVTYAAGSVLGAVGV; this is encoded by the coding sequence GTGACTGTGCAGACACCGGAGCACGACGAGGCGCACGGCGGCGGACTCGGCAGCCGGCTCAACTGGCTGCGGGCCGCGGTCCTCGGCGCCAACGACGGCATCGTGTCCACCGCCGGACTGGTCGTCGGGGTCGCCGGCGCCACCGACGCACGGGCCGCGCTGCTGACGGCGGGGCTGGCGGGGCTGCTGGCCGGGTCCATGTCGATGGCGGCCGGCGAGTACGTCTCGGTCTCCACCCAGCGGGACTCGGAGAAGGCCGCGCTGGCGATGGAGAAGCGGGAGCTGGCGACCGAGCCGCAGGCCGAACTCACCGAGCTGACGGAGATGCTGGAGGACAAGGGACTGGACGGCCGGCTGGCCCGGGAGGTCGCCGAGCAGCTCACCGAGCACGACGCGCTGCGGGCCCATGCCGAGGTGGAGCTGGGCATCGACCCCGACGAGCTGACCAACCCCTGGCATGCGGCGGGGGCGAGCTTCCTCGCGTTCACGGTGGGGGCGCTGCTGCCGCTGCTGGCGATCGTGCTGCCGCCCACCGGACAACGGCTGTGGATCGCGGTGCTCGCGGTGCTGGCGGCGCTGGCACTGTGCGGCTGGAGCAGCGCCCGGCTGGGCGCCGCACCGGTGCGCCGCGCGATCCTGCGCAACGTCGCGGGCGGCGCGCTGGCGATGGGTGTGACGTACGCGGCGGGGTCGGTGCTGGGGGCCGTGGGCGTGTGA
- a CDS encoding P1 family peptidase: MTEQPPGAPHPAGPQDALTDVLGLRVGHAQRTGDGHLSGTTVVLAPDGGAVAAVEVRGGGPGTRETDALDPRNLVQRIEAVVLTGGSAFGLDAASGVVAWLEEQGRGFRVGPDPAQVVPVVPAAALFDLGRGGDWRARPDAALGRAAVTAAAVTAPGGPVVEGNTGAGTGAVAGGLKGGIGTASAVLPSGTTVAALAAVNAAGSVADPRTGALYGRLYEGGTALPAPGVHAAALRRLAEATERSRARSAASVRPPLNTTLVVVATDAALTRAQAHKLAGTAHDGLARAIRPVHLLSDGDTVFTLSTAARPLVPEEALTDAAFGIHAEAGALNEILSAGADVVTRAVVRGALAAETVDGPGGLFPSYRDLYGAD; encoded by the coding sequence ATTACTGAGCAGCCACCGGGCGCGCCGCACCCCGCGGGGCCGCAGGACGCCCTGACCGACGTCCTCGGCCTCCGGGTCGGCCACGCCCAGCGGACCGGCGACGGGCACCTGAGCGGCACCACCGTCGTGCTGGCTCCCGACGGCGGCGCCGTCGCGGCCGTGGAGGTACGCGGCGGCGGGCCCGGCACCCGGGAGACCGACGCGCTGGACCCGCGCAACCTCGTCCAGCGCATCGAGGCGGTCGTCCTGACCGGCGGCAGCGCCTTCGGTCTTGACGCGGCGTCGGGTGTCGTCGCCTGGCTGGAGGAACAGGGCCGCGGCTTCCGCGTGGGGCCCGACCCCGCCCAGGTCGTCCCGGTCGTGCCGGCCGCGGCCCTGTTCGACCTCGGGCGCGGCGGCGACTGGCGGGCCCGTCCGGACGCCGCGCTGGGCCGGGCGGCGGTCACGGCCGCGGCGGTCACCGCGCCGGGCGGCCCGGTGGTCGAGGGCAACACGGGCGCCGGCACGGGCGCGGTGGCCGGCGGCCTCAAGGGCGGCATCGGCACCGCGAGCGCGGTCCTCCCGTCGGGCACCACCGTCGCCGCGCTGGCCGCCGTCAATGCCGCGGGCTCCGTCGCCGACCCCCGCACCGGCGCCCTCTACGGCCGGCTGTACGAGGGCGGCACCGCCCTGCCCGCCCCCGGGGTGCACGCGGCCGCGCTGCGCCGGCTGGCCGAGGCCACGGAGAGGTCCCGGGCCCGTTCGGCCGCGTCCGTCCGCCCGCCCCTCAACACCACCCTGGTGGTGGTCGCCACCGACGCCGCCCTCACCCGCGCCCAGGCACACAAACTCGCCGGCACCGCGCACGACGGGCTGGCCCGCGCCATCCGCCCCGTCCATCTGCTGTCCGACGGCGACACCGTCTTCACCCTGTCCACCGCCGCCCGCCCGCTCGTGCCCGAAGAGGCCCTCACCGACGCCGCCTTCGGCATCCACGCGGAGGCCGGGGCGCTGAACGAGATCCTCTCCGCCGGCGCGGACGTGGTCACCCGGGCCGTGGTCCGGGGCGCCCTGGCGGCGGAGACGGTGGACGGCCCCGGCGGCCTCTTCCCGTCCTACCGCGACCTCTACGGGGCGGACTGA
- a CDS encoding L,D-transpeptidase family protein: protein MARHAQSRARTRLSRRSKAVSGLAVSTLVGTALWAWPASGDDHNGGTDAKSTTSATASGPDTPRTPAAAPKTAPNAAPNGPAGRQIPGLSDAARKRIPANSRQVLVVTGKGMDSFQSRVVLYTRAEGSQDWVPGPVWGAHNAAHGWTDDHRYGDLRSPIGVFALTDAGGRLAAPAGTRLPYDRNNSFVANGTGVDGEPLAGAFDYVIAINYNREPGTSPLDKQRPWGDAKGGGVWLHVDHDGPTQGCVSLKPKVMRELLRSLDPSLHPVIVMGPADY from the coding sequence ATGGCCCGCCATGCTCAGTCCCGCGCGCGGACGAGACTGTCCCGGCGCAGCAAGGCCGTGAGCGGTCTCGCCGTCTCCACCCTGGTCGGGACCGCCCTGTGGGCGTGGCCGGCCTCGGGGGACGATCACAACGGCGGGACCGACGCCAAGAGCACCACGTCCGCGACGGCTTCCGGCCCGGACACGCCACGTACTCCCGCGGCCGCGCCGAAAACCGCCCCGAACGCCGCACCGAACGGTCCCGCCGGCCGGCAGATCCCCGGCCTCAGCGACGCCGCCAGGAAGCGGATACCGGCCAACTCCCGGCAGGTTCTGGTCGTCACCGGCAAGGGCATGGACTCCTTCCAGTCCCGTGTCGTCCTCTACACCCGGGCGGAGGGTTCGCAGGACTGGGTGCCGGGCCCCGTCTGGGGCGCGCACAACGCCGCCCACGGCTGGACCGACGACCACCGCTACGGCGACCTGCGCTCCCCCATCGGGGTCTTCGCGCTCACCGACGCCGGCGGCCGGCTGGCCGCCCCCGCGGGCACCCGGCTGCCCTACGACCGCAACAACAGCTTCGTCGCCAACGGCACCGGGGTGGACGGCGAGCCGCTGGCCGGCGCCTTCGACTACGTCATCGCCATCAACTACAACCGGGAGCCCGGCACCTCCCCCCTGGACAAGCAGCGGCCATGGGGCGACGCCAAGGGCGGCGGGGTGTGGCTGCACGTCGACCACGACGGCCCCACCCAGGGCTGTGTGAGCCTCAAGCCCAAGGTGATGCGGGAACTGCTGCGCAGCCTCGACCCGAGCCTGCACCCGGTGATCGTGATGGGACCGGCCGATTACTGA
- a CDS encoding low temperature requirement protein A, translating to MPVRMRARRRDEQHRAATPLELFFDLCFVVAIAQAGRQLAHALAEGDPGHGLFGYLMLFFAIWWAWMNFSWFASAYDTDDPLYRVVTLVQMAGVLILAAGVPRAFAGSDFTLVWCGFVVMRLAMVAQWLRAAHGSRGAERRTALSYALGVTVCQVGWLGLLLLPEGDVPWVFVSVGALELAVPGLAERAWQTSWHAHHIAERYGLFTIIVLGETIAAATLAVQSALDEHDELSALLPLAGGGLLLVFAAYWIYFAVPIHRHLRANRQAFLWGYGHYLVFGSAAAVGAGIEVVVRESSGRAQLSAFGAAACVTVPYALFLCTVWLIHSRHHKRGAAQQLVLPVSALLVLACTLAGRAAVPVAGSVAAATVAAGVHLTSRQGAAPVE from the coding sequence GTGCCGGTCCGCATGCGGGCGCGCCGGCGCGACGAGCAGCACCGCGCCGCCACCCCGCTGGAGCTCTTCTTCGACCTGTGTTTCGTCGTGGCGATCGCCCAGGCGGGCCGGCAGCTGGCGCATGCGCTGGCCGAGGGGGATCCGGGCCACGGCCTCTTCGGCTATCTGATGCTCTTCTTCGCCATCTGGTGGGCGTGGATGAACTTCAGCTGGTTCGCCTCGGCCTACGACACCGACGACCCGCTCTACCGCGTGGTGACGCTCGTCCAGATGGCGGGGGTGCTGATCCTGGCGGCCGGTGTGCCGCGGGCCTTCGCCGGGAGCGACTTCACCCTGGTGTGGTGCGGGTTCGTGGTGATGCGGCTGGCGATGGTCGCCCAGTGGCTGCGGGCCGCGCACGGCAGCCGGGGCGCGGAGCGGCGCACCGCGCTGTCCTACGCCCTGGGGGTGACGGTGTGCCAGGTCGGCTGGCTGGGGCTGCTGCTCCTGCCGGAGGGGGACGTGCCCTGGGTGTTCGTGAGCGTGGGAGCGCTGGAGCTGGCCGTCCCCGGGCTGGCCGAGCGGGCCTGGCAGACCAGCTGGCATGCCCATCACATCGCGGAACGCTACGGCCTGTTCACCATCATCGTGCTGGGCGAGACGATCGCGGCGGCCACCCTGGCCGTGCAGTCGGCGCTGGACGAGCACGACGAGCTGAGCGCGCTGCTGCCGCTCGCGGGCGGCGGGCTGCTGCTGGTCTTCGCCGCGTACTGGATCTATTTCGCCGTGCCCATCCACCGCCACCTGCGCGCGAACCGTCAGGCGTTCCTGTGGGGCTACGGCCACTACCTCGTGTTCGGCTCGGCGGCCGCGGTCGGCGCGGGCATCGAGGTCGTGGTGAGGGAGTCGTCCGGCCGGGCGCAGCTGTCGGCGTTCGGGGCGGCCGCGTGCGTCACGGTGCCCTATGCGCTGTTCCTGTGCACGGTGTGGCTGATCCACTCCCGGCACCACAAGCGCGGCGCGGCCCAGCAGCTGGTGCTGCCGGTGTCGGCGCTGCTGGTCCTGGCGTGCACCCTCGCCGGGCGCGCGGCGGTGCCGGTGGCGGGTTCGGTGGCCGCCGCGACCGTCGCGGCCGGCGTCCACCTCACGTCCCGTCAGGGCGCGGCACCGGTGGAGTAG
- a CDS encoding helix-turn-helix domain-containing protein, with protein MSTGLADNVRKYRRTAGLSQEALAEAADLSLSTVRKVEQGGDARVETLHALARALGASTSALIVTEAAKPVLGDEANRRYLAGLRRALMPPIGLSAPLTDHGEAGELSVLRREMEDGHALYHADRYSSVAKRLPGLLRSTETAVCAFEGEERQHALIVRAQALGLAGKYLTQVRQYDMAYHALSEAIRLAREVGKTQLAATGVVGMCWLLLRQDRFDESEQLATVTASELEPRFSVATPGALAVWGELSLRVASAAVRNNRPDIAREARRMAATAASALDAEHTDYRSHWTTFGPVTAELKAVEDLSIMGDARGVLRRADDGLLSQKAVRNYGKPSANNWDRHRLDVARAHGLLGAHQDAMDVLTSIRRTSGEWITHQAMARYVMSDILRSRKRTLTQDMRELAVHLGVAE; from the coding sequence ATGTCCACAGGGTTGGCTGACAACGTTCGGAAGTACCGGCGCACAGCCGGACTGAGCCAAGAGGCTTTGGCCGAAGCAGCAGACCTCTCGCTGAGTACGGTCCGCAAGGTGGAGCAGGGCGGGGACGCGCGGGTGGAGACGCTGCACGCCCTTGCTCGCGCGCTGGGGGCGTCCACGTCAGCGCTGATCGTCACGGAGGCAGCGAAGCCCGTTCTGGGCGACGAGGCGAACCGCCGGTATCTCGCTGGGCTTCGACGTGCGCTCATGCCCCCCATCGGCCTCTCGGCGCCGCTGACGGACCACGGGGAGGCCGGCGAGCTTTCGGTCTTGCGGCGAGAGATGGAAGACGGGCACGCGCTGTACCACGCCGATCGGTACAGCTCCGTGGCGAAGAGACTTCCGGGACTGCTGCGCTCCACTGAGACTGCCGTGTGCGCCTTTGAGGGCGAAGAGCGGCAGCACGCCTTGATCGTGCGCGCTCAGGCGCTCGGGTTGGCAGGAAAGTACCTGACGCAGGTCCGGCAATATGACATGGCGTACCACGCGCTGTCCGAGGCCATTCGCCTTGCTCGCGAGGTGGGGAAGACGCAACTTGCCGCAACGGGAGTTGTCGGCATGTGCTGGTTGCTGCTGAGGCAAGACCGCTTCGATGAGAGCGAACAGCTTGCCACCGTCACAGCGTCCGAGCTGGAACCTCGATTCTCTGTGGCCACGCCGGGTGCTCTCGCCGTGTGGGGTGAGCTTTCCCTCAGGGTCGCGTCTGCAGCAGTACGGAACAACCGTCCGGACATAGCGCGGGAAGCCCGCAGAATGGCCGCGACGGCTGCCAGCGCGCTGGACGCGGAACACACCGACTACCGGTCCCACTGGACGACGTTCGGACCCGTCACAGCGGAACTCAAGGCCGTCGAAGACCTGTCCATCATGGGCGACGCGCGGGGGGTGCTCCGGCGCGCTGACGACGGGCTGTTGAGTCAGAAGGCAGTACGCAACTACGGCAAGCCCAGCGCGAACAACTGGGACCGCCACCGGCTGGACGTGGCGCGGGCACACGGCCTGCTCGGGGCGCACCAGGACGCCATGGACGTCCTCACCTCGATTCGGCGCACGTCCGGTGAATGGATCACGCATCAAGCCATGGCCCGTTACGTGATGAGCGACATTCTCCGGTCCCGTAAGCGAACGCTGACCCAGGACATGCGCGAGTTGGCTGTTCATCTCGGGGTTGCCGAGTAG
- a CDS encoding DUF397 domain-containing protein — MKALEFRTSSACQYNNKDPRCVEVATNVPGKVVVRSSLSGEVVEFTAVEWTDFLSGAKLGEFDISA; from the coding sequence ATGAAAGCTTTAGAGTTCCGCACGTCCAGCGCATGCCAATACAACAACAAGGATCCACGCTGTGTCGAAGTGGCAACCAACGTGCCTGGCAAGGTGGTGGTCCGCAGCAGTCTGTCCGGTGAGGTGGTTGAGTTCACGGCCGTCGAGTGGACCGACTTCCTCAGCGGTGCCAAGCTCGGAGAGTTCGATATCTCGGCCTAG
- a CDS encoding methyltransferase gives MATSPDRSTGEPRDLMAHLMDQAMGHLFSAALRTAAQHRIADHLAGGPRTAGQLAAATGTHAPHLRRVLRYLATRGIFREDTAGAFRLTPAAAPLRTGVPGSLHDAVMMMTDDLFRRVSADLPESVREGGTSFERLHGAPLFTHLQSDPDTRRLFDDGMSSLSAPVDEAVAAIYPFPATGGTVVDVGGGRGGLLHAVLRRHPQLTGVLFDQAPPLAHHLLDGDELKGRWRTQEGDFFASVPEGGDVYVLKQVLHDWPDEACRRILRSCHAAMAPGGRLLVIDSVLPPGNAPHFGKTLDVAMMAVVDGQERTAQEFATLLSAEGFRLTRVLPTSAFPSIVEAVAE, from the coding sequence TTGGCCACTTCCCCCGACCGATCGACCGGCGAGCCCCGCGACCTCATGGCTCACCTGATGGACCAGGCCATGGGCCACCTTTTCTCCGCCGCGCTGCGCACCGCGGCGCAGCACCGCATCGCCGACCATCTCGCCGGGGGCCCGCGCACCGCCGGGCAGCTGGCCGCCGCCACCGGCACCCACGCCCCGCATCTGCGCCGCGTGCTGCGCTATCTCGCCACCCGCGGCATCTTCCGGGAGGACACCGCGGGGGCCTTCCGGCTGACGCCGGCCGCCGCCCCGCTGCGCACCGGCGTCCCCGGCTCGCTGCACGACGCGGTCATGATGATGACCGACGACCTCTTCCGGCGGGTCTCGGCCGACCTGCCGGAGTCGGTGCGGGAGGGCGGCACCTCCTTCGAGCGGCTCCACGGGGCGCCCCTCTTCACCCATCTGCAGTCGGATCCGGACACCCGACGGCTCTTCGACGACGGGATGTCGTCGCTGTCCGCACCGGTCGACGAGGCGGTGGCGGCGATCTATCCGTTCCCCGCGACCGGCGGGACGGTCGTGGACGTCGGCGGCGGCCGCGGCGGGCTGCTGCACGCCGTGCTGCGCCGCCATCCGCAGCTGACCGGGGTGCTCTTCGACCAGGCGCCGCCGCTGGCCCACCACCTCCTGGACGGCGACGAGTTGAAGGGCCGCTGGCGCACCCAGGAGGGCGACTTCTTCGCGTCCGTACCGGAGGGCGGGGACGTCTATGTCCTCAAGCAGGTCCTGCACGACTGGCCGGACGAGGCCTGCCGGCGCATCCTGCGCAGCTGCCACGCGGCGATGGCGCCCGGCGGCCGGCTGCTGGTCATCGACTCCGTGCTGCCACCGGGCAACGCCCCGCACTTCGGCAAGACCCTGGACGTGGCGATGATGGCCGTGGTCGACGGGCAGGAGCGCACCGCACAGGAGTTCGCGACGCTGCTGTCGGCCGAGGGCTTCCGGCTGACCCGGGTGCTGCCGACCTCGGCCTTCCCCTCGATCGTGGAGGCGGTCGCCGAGTAG
- a CDS encoding amidohydrolase, whose protein sequence is MSDSDTTGTTSPTDDAEHRNDSAPAAVLAPLDDRLPDLVALYEDLHRHPELGFQETRTAAEAARRLTAAGYDVTTGIAGTGVVGVLRNGPGPVVLLRADMDALPVTENSGLDHASTVPGRMHACGHDVHVTCLLGAAALLAAGRGHWSGTLIALFQPAEEVGGGARAMIDAGLYTKGLVPTPEVVLAQHVAPLAAGLIAYCPGPCMAAADSLEITFHGSGGHGSRPETTVDPILMAASFVQRVQSVVAREVAPKDRAVVTVGSFHAGDSANVIPDRAVVRLSIRTFDEAVRSSVLAAVDRIARAEAAASGAGRAPETEVLDTFPVTVNDSATLRQVNEAFTELFGDQRVFPYEPATGSEDAGLLATAAGAPLYYWWLGGWDPEEFQAALAAGRLAQDIPSNHSPHFVPVVRPTLTMGVEALTAAALNQLAPPATDARAKPAGQAARGGAAPGV, encoded by the coding sequence ATGAGCGACAGCGACACGACAGGCACGACCAGCCCGACCGATGACGCCGAGCACCGCAACGACTCCGCACCGGCCGCCGTCCTGGCCCCGCTGGACGACCGCCTCCCGGACCTCGTGGCCCTCTACGAGGATTTGCACCGGCATCCCGAGCTCGGCTTCCAGGAGACCCGGACCGCCGCCGAGGCCGCCCGCCGGCTGACCGCGGCCGGCTATGACGTCACCACCGGCATCGCGGGGACCGGTGTCGTCGGCGTCCTGCGCAACGGACCGGGGCCCGTGGTCCTGCTGCGCGCCGACATGGACGCACTGCCCGTCACCGAGAACTCCGGCCTGGACCACGCCTCCACGGTCCCCGGCCGGATGCACGCCTGCGGGCACGACGTCCATGTGACGTGTCTGCTGGGCGCCGCCGCTCTGCTCGCCGCGGGCCGCGGCCACTGGTCCGGCACGCTGATCGCGCTCTTCCAGCCCGCCGAGGAGGTCGGCGGCGGCGCCCGCGCCATGATCGACGCCGGCCTCTACACCAAGGGCCTGGTCCCCACCCCCGAGGTGGTGCTGGCCCAGCATGTCGCCCCGCTCGCCGCCGGGCTGATCGCCTACTGCCCCGGACCCTGCATGGCCGCCGCCGACAGCCTGGAGATCACCTTCCACGGCTCCGGCGGCCACGGCTCACGGCCCGAGACCACCGTCGACCCGATCCTGATGGCCGCGTCCTTCGTGCAGCGGGTGCAGTCCGTGGTGGCCCGCGAGGTCGCGCCGAAGGACCGGGCGGTGGTCACCGTCGGCTCCTTCCACGCCGGGGACTCCGCCAACGTCATCCCCGACCGGGCCGTCGTACGGCTCAGCATCCGCACCTTCGACGAGGCGGTGCGCAGCTCGGTGCTGGCCGCCGTCGACCGCATCGCACGGGCCGAGGCCGCCGCCTCCGGTGCCGGGCGCGCCCCCGAGACCGAGGTCCTGGACACCTTCCCGGTCACCGTCAACGACTCCGCGACGCTGCGGCAGGTCAACGAGGCGTTCACCGAACTCTTCGGCGACCAGCGGGTGTTCCCCTACGAACCGGCCACCGGCAGCGAGGACGCCGGACTGCTGGCGACCGCCGCCGGGGCACCGCTCTACTACTGGTGGCTGGGCGGCTGGGATCCCGAGGAGTTCCAGGCGGCGCTGGCCGCCGGACGGCTGGCGCAGGACATCCCGTCCAACCACTCCCCGCACTTCGTACCGGTCGTCCGCCCGACCCTCACCATGGGCGTGGAGGCGCTGACCGCCGCGGCGCTCAACCAGCTGGCGCCACCGGCGACGGATGCCCGCGCGAAGCCGGCCGGGCAGGCCGCCCGGGGCGGGGCGGCACCGGGCGTTTGA